A single window of Malus sylvestris chromosome 5, drMalSylv7.2, whole genome shotgun sequence DNA harbors:
- the LOC126623554 gene encoding BTB/POZ domain-containing protein NPY2-like isoform X2, with product MTVTLNAYNVVVSRCAAEYLGMHESIEKGNLIYKIDVFLSSSIFRSWKDSIIVLQTTKSLLPISEELKLVSHGIDSIATKACMDISKVDWSYTYNRKKIQEENGNDPNWNGVRNRPVPKDWWVEELCELEIDLYKRVLANIKTKGVLSGEVIGEALKAYAYRRLPGFSKGMIQGGDMTKHRSAVDAIVWLLPEEKGTVSCSFLLKMLKAAIFVDSGDTTKGELVRRIGQQLEEASVNDLMIRAAEGEPIVYDVTVVQKIVEEFLRQGQSPEIESLEEGNQLQEVRRPGILSDASKLMVAKLIDGYLAEISKDPNLPLSKFVDLAEMVRGFSLPSHDGLYRAIDMYLKEHPGISKSERKRICKLMDCKKLSVDACMHAVQNERLPLRVVVQVLLFEQVRAAASSGNSTPDLPKGMKDLNSGSHGSSRSATTNTEEDWDAVASAEELRALKGELASLRLSSSVGACNRNGDGKSSVDKAAVSKMRGLLKSKKKIFAKLWSSKGVQGENSGSDSSESLGSANPEEAKSTHSRNRRHSVS from the exons ATGACTGTCACCCTCAATGCTTACAATGTTGTTGTGTCTCGCTGTGCTGCTGAGTATCTGGGGATGCATGAGTCTATCGAGAAAGGAAATCTCATATACAAGATTGATGTCTTCCTTAGCTCTAGCATTTTCCGGAGCTGGAAGGATTCCATTATTGTTCTTCAGACTACGAAGTCTCTTTTACCAATATCTGAGGAACTGAAGTTGGTCAGCCATGGCATTGACTCTATCGCTACTAAGGCCTGCATGGATATTTCAAAAGTTGACTGGTCCTATACCTATAACCGGAAGAAGATCCAAGAGGAAAATGGGAATGATCCAAATTGGAATGGTGTAAGAAATCGTCCAGTTCCAAAAGACTGGTGGGTTGAAGAATTGTGTGAGCTTGAGATTGATTTATACAAGCGTGTTCTAGCAAATATTAAAACCAAAGGGGTACTATCTGGTGAAGTAATAGGAGAGGCCTTGAAAGCTTATGCTTACAGAAGGCTGCCAGGTTTCAGCAAAGGTATGATCCAGGGTGGAGATATGACAAAGCATCGATCAGCAGTGGATGCAATTGTCTGGCTGTTGCCTGAAGAGAAAGGCACTGTCTCTTGTAGTTTCTTGCTCAAAATGTTGAAAGCAGCTATATTTGTGGATTCTGGAGACACGACTAAGGGAGAGCTGGTAAGGAGAATAGGGCAGCAACTGGAGGAGGCTTCTGTAAATGATCTTATGATACGAGCAGCGGAAGGAGAACCAATAGTTTATGATGTTACTGTAGTCCAAAAAATAGTAGAAGAGTTTCTAAGGCAAGGTCAAAGTCCAGAGATTGAATCACTAGAAGAGGGCAATCAACTTCAGGAAGTGAGAAGGCCAGGAATTTTGTCGGATGCTTCCAAGCTGATGGTGGCAAAACTGATAGATGGGTATCTTGCTGAAATATCAAAGGATCCCAACCTCCCCTTGTCGAAGTTTGTTGATCTTGCGGAGATGGTGAGAGGTTTCTCTCTACCTTCTCATGATGGACTTTACCGAGCCATTGACATGTACCTTAAG GAGCACCCAGGGATCAGCAAGAGTGAGAGGAAGAGGATTTGCAAGCTGATGGACTGCAAAAAGCTGTCAGTTGATGCGTGCATGCATGCGGTGCAAAATGAGAGACTCCCGTTGCGTGTAGTTGTGCAAGTACTCTTATTTGAACAAGTCAGGGCTGCTGCTTCATCAGGCAACAGCACTCCAGACCTACCTAAAGGAATGAAGGATTTAAACAGTGGGTCCCATGGGAGCTCAAGATCTGCAACAACCAACACGGAGGAGGATTGGGATGCAGTAGCGTCGGCTGAGGAGCTTAGGGCCCTAAAGGGAGAGCTAGCTTCGTTAAGGCTGAGCAGCAGTGTGGGAGCGTGCAACAGGAACGGAGACGGCAAAAGCAGTGTTGACAAGGCGGCAGTAAGTAAAATGAGAGGGTTGCTCAAGTCGAAGAAGAAGATTTTTGCAAAGCTTTGGTCAAGCAAAGGGGTACAAGGTGAGAACAGTGGCTCCGATTCATCCGAGAGTCTTGGTTCTGCTAATCCTGAAGAGGCGAAATCCACACATTCCAGAAATAGGAGGCATTCGGTTTCTTAG
- the LOC126623554 gene encoding BTB/POZ domain-containing protein NPY2-like isoform X1, with product MKFMKLGSKPDSFQTDENNVRYVATDLATDIIVNVGDSKFYLHKFPLLSKSARLQKWVANSNESNTGEIYISDIPGGPAAFEICAKFCYGMTVTLNAYNVVVSRCAAEYLGMHESIEKGNLIYKIDVFLSSSIFRSWKDSIIVLQTTKSLLPISEELKLVSHGIDSIATKACMDISKVDWSYTYNRKKIQEENGNDPNWNGVRNRPVPKDWWVEELCELEIDLYKRVLANIKTKGVLSGEVIGEALKAYAYRRLPGFSKGMIQGGDMTKHRSAVDAIVWLLPEEKGTVSCSFLLKMLKAAIFVDSGDTTKGELVRRIGQQLEEASVNDLMIRAAEGEPIVYDVTVVQKIVEEFLRQGQSPEIESLEEGNQLQEVRRPGILSDASKLMVAKLIDGYLAEISKDPNLPLSKFVDLAEMVRGFSLPSHDGLYRAIDMYLKEHPGISKSERKRICKLMDCKKLSVDACMHAVQNERLPLRVVVQVLLFEQVRAAASSGNSTPDLPKGMKDLNSGSHGSSRSATTNTEEDWDAVASAEELRALKGELASLRLSSSVGACNRNGDGKSSVDKAAVSKMRGLLKSKKKIFAKLWSSKGVQGENSGSDSSESLGSANPEEAKSTHSRNRRHSVS from the exons TTTCCTCTTCTATCAAAGAGTGCCCGCTTACAGAAGTGGGTTGCAAACTCTAATGAATCAAACACTGGTGAAATTTACATTTCTGACATTCCTGGTGGCCCTGCTGCCTTTGAGATATGTGCGAAGTTTTGTTATGGCATGACTGTCACCCTCAATGCTTACAATGTTGTTGTGTCTCGCTGTGCTGCTGAGTATCTGGGGATGCATGAGTCTATCGAGAAAGGAAATCTCATATACAAGATTGATGTCTTCCTTAGCTCTAGCATTTTCCGGAGCTGGAAGGATTCCATTATTGTTCTTCAGACTACGAAGTCTCTTTTACCAATATCTGAGGAACTGAAGTTGGTCAGCCATGGCATTGACTCTATCGCTACTAAGGCCTGCATGGATATTTCAAAAGTTGACTGGTCCTATACCTATAACCGGAAGAAGATCCAAGAGGAAAATGGGAATGATCCAAATTGGAATGGTGTAAGAAATCGTCCAGTTCCAAAAGACTGGTGGGTTGAAGAATTGTGTGAGCTTGAGATTGATTTATACAAGCGTGTTCTAGCAAATATTAAAACCAAAGGGGTACTATCTGGTGAAGTAATAGGAGAGGCCTTGAAAGCTTATGCTTACAGAAGGCTGCCAGGTTTCAGCAAAGGTATGATCCAGGGTGGAGATATGACAAAGCATCGATCAGCAGTGGATGCAATTGTCTGGCTGTTGCCTGAAGAGAAAGGCACTGTCTCTTGTAGTTTCTTGCTCAAAATGTTGAAAGCAGCTATATTTGTGGATTCTGGAGACACGACTAAGGGAGAGCTGGTAAGGAGAATAGGGCAGCAACTGGAGGAGGCTTCTGTAAATGATCTTATGATACGAGCAGCGGAAGGAGAACCAATAGTTTATGATGTTACTGTAGTCCAAAAAATAGTAGAAGAGTTTCTAAGGCAAGGTCAAAGTCCAGAGATTGAATCACTAGAAGAGGGCAATCAACTTCAGGAAGTGAGAAGGCCAGGAATTTTGTCGGATGCTTCCAAGCTGATGGTGGCAAAACTGATAGATGGGTATCTTGCTGAAATATCAAAGGATCCCAACCTCCCCTTGTCGAAGTTTGTTGATCTTGCGGAGATGGTGAGAGGTTTCTCTCTACCTTCTCATGATGGACTTTACCGAGCCATTGACATGTACCTTAAG GAGCACCCAGGGATCAGCAAGAGTGAGAGGAAGAGGATTTGCAAGCTGATGGACTGCAAAAAGCTGTCAGTTGATGCGTGCATGCATGCGGTGCAAAATGAGAGACTCCCGTTGCGTGTAGTTGTGCAAGTACTCTTATTTGAACAAGTCAGGGCTGCTGCTTCATCAGGCAACAGCACTCCAGACCTACCTAAAGGAATGAAGGATTTAAACAGTGGGTCCCATGGGAGCTCAAGATCTGCAACAACCAACACGGAGGAGGATTGGGATGCAGTAGCGTCGGCTGAGGAGCTTAGGGCCCTAAAGGGAGAGCTAGCTTCGTTAAGGCTGAGCAGCAGTGTGGGAGCGTGCAACAGGAACGGAGACGGCAAAAGCAGTGTTGACAAGGCGGCAGTAAGTAAAATGAGAGGGTTGCTCAAGTCGAAGAAGAAGATTTTTGCAAAGCTTTGGTCAAGCAAAGGGGTACAAGGTGAGAACAGTGGCTCCGATTCATCCGAGAGTCTTGGTTCTGCTAATCCTGAAGAGGCGAAATCCACACATTCCAGAAATAGGAGGCATTCGGTTTCTTAG